One window from the genome of Spiractinospora alimapuensis encodes:
- a CDS encoding GntP family permease, which yields MEETITNNPFVALIGFVAVIIVLLFLIAKFKWHVFIALLVPIVLLSFAPTIDRTVFIEAFEVGFGRTIQSIAVVIVLGTLIAEALRNSGAVERITQSMLRVVGKRNMALALTLAGFVIGLAVFSDVGYIILNPLVHVAALQTGVTMSFMATGLVGAMQLTHAVVPPTPGPLAAAAVVEADIGLIILYGSIVTMIGSLAGWVYARIVGPRVPSPPSEKYLAHANKDGWHIGAADPSEDDADGKAADTKTERRPLPSLGLSYAPVIVPLLLIAGSSVADFLLPEDHPMHGIAMLVGWPVLALGIGVLLAYFLAWRTRCYEGPETLKDTWVENALRSSAMIIMVTGLGGSLSQLLQATPAVDSIAEQTLAWGIPAIVLPFLIGVLANMVTGSTTVGVITAASITAPMMGTLGLSPEATMLSAACGSVIIKYFNSSYFWVCTTLSGMTLRAALISYGGVTFVGGTFSMLGVVGLWAMGAI from the coding sequence GTGGAAGAAACGATCACGAACAACCCATTCGTCGCCCTCATCGGCTTCGTCGCCGTCATCATCGTTCTGCTGTTCCTCATCGCCAAGTTCAAGTGGCACGTGTTCATCGCGCTGCTCGTCCCGATCGTCCTGCTGAGCTTCGCGCCGACCATCGACCGCACCGTCTTCATCGAGGCCTTCGAGGTCGGCTTCGGGCGCACGATCCAGTCCATCGCCGTCGTCATCGTGCTCGGCACCCTCATCGCCGAGGCACTCCGCAACAGCGGCGCCGTCGAGCGCATCACCCAGTCGATGCTGCGGGTGGTCGGCAAACGGAACATGGCACTGGCCCTCACCCTGGCCGGCTTCGTCATCGGTCTCGCCGTCTTCTCCGACGTCGGCTACATCATCCTCAACCCACTGGTCCACGTCGCCGCCCTACAGACCGGCGTGACCATGAGCTTCATGGCCACCGGTCTCGTCGGCGCCATGCAGCTCACCCATGCCGTGGTCCCACCGACACCCGGCCCGCTGGCCGCGGCCGCCGTGGTCGAGGCCGACATCGGGCTGATCATCCTGTACGGGTCGATCGTCACCATGATCGGTTCACTGGCGGGGTGGGTCTACGCGCGGATCGTCGGTCCCCGTGTCCCCTCGCCCCCATCGGAGAAGTACCTGGCCCACGCCAACAAGGACGGGTGGCACATCGGCGCCGCCGATCCGTCGGAGGACGACGCCGACGGGAAGGCGGCGGACACCAAGACCGAACGACGCCCGCTCCCGTCGCTCGGTCTGTCCTACGCGCCGGTGATCGTGCCGTTGCTGTTGATCGCCGGCAGCAGTGTCGCCGACTTCCTACTGCCCGAGGACCACCCCATGCACGGCATCGCGATGCTGGTGGGGTGGCCGGTACTCGCCCTGGGAATCGGGGTATTGCTCGCGTACTTCCTGGCCTGGCGCACCCGTTGCTACGAGGGGCCGGAGACCCTGAAGGACACGTGGGTGGAGAACGCGCTGCGCTCCTCCGCCATGATCATCATGGTGACGGGGTTGGGCGGCTCCCTCAGCCAACTGCTGCAGGCCACCCCCGCGGTGGACTCCATCGCCGAACAGACCCTCGCCTGGGGCATCCCCGCGATCGTGCTCCCCTTCCTGATCGGGGTGCTCGCCAACATGGTCACCGGATCCACCACGGTCGGCGTGATCACGGCGGCGTCGATCACCGCGCCGATGATGGGGACCCTGGGGCTCTCCCCCGAGGCCACCATGCTGTCCGCGGCCTGCGGGTCGGTCATCATCAAGTACTTCAACTCCAGCTACTTCTGGGTCTGCACCACACTGTCGGGCATGACGCTACGCGCCGCACTCATCTCCTACGGTGGCGTCACCTTCGTCGGCGGCACGTTCTCCATGCTCGGGGTCGTGGGCCTGTGGGCGATGGGCGCGATCTGA
- a CDS encoding pyridoxal-phosphate-dependent aminotransferase family protein: MSGGSHFLQIPGPTNVPDRVLRAISYPTIDHRGAEFADLGRAALDGLRSVVRTEGDVVLYPASGTGAWEAALVNTLSPGDRVLMFETGHFGTLWAGVAHDLGLEVTLVPGDWRSGPDPEELERRLREDTEHLIKAVAIVHNETSTGVTSRLPHLRAAMDRAHHPALLLVDTISSLGSVDYRHDEWGVDVTVGCSQKGLMLPPGLSFNAISPKAREAAHRASLNRSYWDWAPMLEAGTKGFFPYTPATNLLYGLKEAVAMLHEEGLDSVYARHRRHAEATRRAVGTWGFETQCRVPEEHSPVLTAVVMPDGQDADALRAAILSHFDISLGAGLSRLSGRVFRIGHLGSLNDAALLGTLAGVEAGLRVAGISHRSGGVTAALEYLADTATPS; this comes from the coding sequence ATGTCGGGCGGTTCGCACTTCCTGCAGATCCCGGGACCAACCAACGTCCCCGACCGCGTACTCCGCGCCATCAGCTATCCAACGATCGACCACCGCGGCGCCGAGTTCGCCGACCTCGGCCGTGCCGCGCTGGACGGACTCCGCTCCGTGGTGCGTACCGAGGGCGACGTCGTTCTCTACCCGGCGTCGGGTACGGGGGCGTGGGAGGCCGCACTCGTCAACACGCTCTCACCCGGTGACCGGGTGCTGATGTTCGAGACCGGTCACTTCGGCACCCTGTGGGCGGGCGTCGCTCACGACCTCGGCCTGGAAGTCACCCTCGTTCCCGGCGACTGGCGCAGCGGTCCGGACCCTGAAGAGCTGGAGCGGCGTCTCCGGGAGGACACCGAGCACCTGATCAAGGCCGTCGCCATCGTCCACAACGAGACCTCGACCGGTGTCACCAGCCGGCTCCCGCACCTGCGCGCCGCGATGGACCGGGCTCACCACCCCGCGTTGTTGCTCGTGGACACGATCTCCTCGCTCGGCTCCGTCGACTACCGGCACGACGAGTGGGGGGTCGACGTCACGGTGGGGTGTTCACAGAAGGGACTGATGCTCCCACCGGGGCTCAGCTTCAACGCCATCAGCCCCAAGGCCAGGGAGGCCGCACACCGGGCCTCGCTCAATCGGTCCTACTGGGACTGGGCGCCCATGCTGGAGGCCGGAACCAAGGGCTTCTTCCCCTACACTCCGGCCACCAACCTGCTCTACGGCCTCAAGGAGGCCGTGGCGATGCTGCACGAGGAGGGACTGGACTCCGTGTACGCGCGCCACCGGCGGCACGCCGAGGCCACCCGCCGCGCGGTGGGGACGTGGGGGTTCGAGACCCAGTGCCGCGTCCCCGAGGAGCACAGCCCGGTCCTCACCGCGGTGGTCATGCCCGACGGCCAGGACGCCGACGCCCTGCGCGCCGCCATCCTGAGCCACTTCGACATCTCCCTCGGCGCGGGACTCTCGCGCCTCTCGGGGCGGGTGTTCCGAATCGGCCACCTCGGCAGTCTGAACGACGCGGCGCTCCTGGGAACGCTCGCGGGCGTCGAGGCGGGGCTTCGGGTCGCCGGGATCTCGCACCGCAGTGGCGGCGTCACCGCGGCGCTGGAGTACCTCGCGGACACCGCGACGCCGTCCTGA